From Streptomyces sp. NBC_00775, one genomic window encodes:
- a CDS encoding MFS transporter, giving the protein MTTSATDARRQGLLIVLAGNMLIDALEVSTLVVAMPSIAADLHLSPTAVQWTMSAFALGFGGLMLFGTRLVELLGRRRVYLAGLLLFAAASVVAAFAGDPALLAATRFVKGFCVALTAPTGLAIISTAFEEGPARQKAVSVYSFFGACGFTAGLVLSGVLTAMSWRWTLAFPAPVVLVLFAFCLRLIPAGPAAAGPRRFDAAGATALAGALVALVCAIVSAGSAIRTGIALAVLAVLVAAFVAIERRAPRPLVKAAAVTSGPLIRSALGGAAFNGSYLGLLFVATFQLQARQGWSPLVTALALLPASLPLALTSLFSGRMVRRFGGPPLIAAGAFLALLGYLVYPREHPPQSYAVDVLPTLLLVGAGFVLAFAPLNMQAASGVPAELRPMAGGVFQAAVQTGAAVAVSSAAVLSERSGGGAALRFVAVLSAFGLLVALTGLLPRRLPRTGAPRSSASELRR; this is encoded by the coding sequence TGCTCATCGACGCGCTGGAGGTGTCGACGCTGGTCGTGGCCATGCCCTCGATCGCGGCGGACCTGCACCTGTCGCCCACGGCCGTGCAGTGGACGATGAGCGCCTTCGCCCTGGGCTTCGGCGGTCTGATGCTGTTCGGCACCCGGCTGGTGGAGCTGCTCGGCCGGCGCCGGGTCTATCTGGCGGGGCTGCTCCTGTTCGCGGCCGCTTCCGTGGTCGCGGCCTTCGCCGGTGACCCCGCGCTGCTGGCGGCGACCCGCTTCGTCAAGGGCTTCTGCGTGGCCCTCACCGCGCCCACCGGGCTGGCCATCATCAGCACCGCCTTCGAGGAGGGCCCGGCCCGCCAGAAGGCCGTGTCCGTCTACTCCTTCTTCGGGGCCTGCGGGTTCACCGCGGGCCTCGTGCTGTCCGGCGTCCTCACCGCGATGAGCTGGCGCTGGACGCTGGCGTTCCCGGCCCCGGTCGTCCTGGTGCTGTTCGCCTTCTGTCTGCGGCTCATCCCGGCCGGTCCCGCCGCCGCGGGCCCGCGGCGCTTCGACGCGGCGGGGGCGACGGCACTCGCGGGCGCGCTGGTCGCGCTCGTCTGCGCCATCGTCTCGGCGGGCTCGGCGATCCGGACGGGCATCGCGCTGGCCGTCCTGGCGGTGCTGGTGGCCGCGTTCGTGGCCATCGAGCGGCGCGCGCCGCGGCCGCTCGTCAAGGCGGCCGCGGTCACCAGCGGTCCGCTCATCAGGTCCGCGCTCGGCGGCGCGGCGTTCAACGGCTCCTATCTGGGGCTGCTGTTCGTCGCCACGTTCCAGTTGCAGGCCCGGCAGGGCTGGTCGCCCCTGGTGACCGCGCTCGCCCTGCTGCCCGCGAGCCTGCCGCTGGCGCTGACGTCGCTCTTCTCGGGGCGGATGGTGCGCCGGTTCGGCGGGCCACCGCTGATCGCGGCCGGCGCGTTCCTCGCACTGCTCGGCTACCTGGTCTATCCACGCGAGCACCCGCCACAGTCGTACGCCGTCGATGTGCTGCCCACGCTGCTGCTGGTGGGGGCGGGTTTCGTGCTCGCCTTCGCCCCCCTGAACATGCAGGCCGCGTCCGGGGTGCCGGCCGAGCTGCGGCCGATGGCCGGCGGTGTGTTCCAGGCGGCGGTCCAGACGGGCGCCGCCGTGGCCGTCTCCTCGGCCGCGGTCCTCTCGGAGCGGTCCGGAGGCGGCGCGGCACTGCGTTTCGTCGCCGTGCTGTCGGCCTTCGGGCTGCTCGTCGCGCTCACCGGACTGCTCCCGCGCCGCCTGCCGCGGACCGGCGCACCCCGCTCTTCCGCATCCGAACTCCGGAGGTAA
- a CDS encoding acyl-CoA dehydrogenase family protein, which translates to MPDLTGLLSAAETAAEVAARYAATADTDRRLSDEVVETLITAGFARRFVPEHLGGAPVGFTELMESVATVAEGCASAGWVASLMAQGARISGYLPAEGQAEVWAKGPDTLVVVGFVSQGSVRAVDGGWVLSGDWPYVSGIEFSEWALLLADDGDGARFFAVPRPDYGITESWFTLGMRATGSHSLTLDEVFVPAHRSFPRDEMFLGRPAVSREPFHTAPLFAVNGLTFGSPVLGAARGALKLAARTLPARDAARTGFARAAGEIEAATLLLTRVAENADLGLYDDDRLRRASLDSALAVDLLAGAVERVFAEAGTRGQRETQPLNRVWRDVRVAAGHGALRFEPAAMRFTEPLLSAS; encoded by the coding sequence ATGCCCGATCTGACCGGCCTGTTGTCCGCGGCCGAGACCGCCGCCGAGGTCGCGGCCCGCTACGCGGCCACGGCCGACACCGACCGCAGACTCTCCGACGAGGTGGTCGAGACACTGATCACCGCCGGGTTCGCCCGCCGTTTCGTGCCCGAGCACCTCGGCGGCGCACCCGTCGGCTTCACCGAGCTCATGGAGTCGGTGGCCACGGTCGCCGAGGGCTGCGCCTCCGCCGGATGGGTCGCCTCGCTGATGGCGCAGGGCGCCCGCATCTCCGGCTATCTGCCCGCGGAGGGCCAGGCCGAGGTGTGGGCGAAGGGACCCGACACCCTGGTGGTCGTCGGGTTCGTCTCCCAGGGCAGCGTGCGAGCGGTGGACGGCGGCTGGGTCCTGTCGGGCGACTGGCCCTACGTCAGCGGGATCGAGTTCTCCGAATGGGCGCTCCTGCTGGCCGACGACGGGGACGGCGCGCGCTTCTTCGCCGTGCCCCGCCCCGACTACGGCATCACCGAGTCGTGGTTCACGCTCGGCATGCGGGCCACCGGAAGCCACTCGCTGACCCTGGACGAGGTCTTCGTCCCGGCCCACCGGTCCTTCCCCCGCGACGAGATGTTCCTCGGCCGTCCCGCCGTGTCCCGCGAGCCGTTCCACACCGCACCGCTGTTCGCCGTGAACGGGCTGACCTTCGGCTCACCCGTCCTCGGCGCGGCCCGCGGCGCCCTGAAGCTCGCCGCCCGCACACTGCCGGCCCGTGACGCCGCCCGGACCGGCTTCGCCCGCGCCGCCGGTGAGATCGAGGCGGCGACCCTGCTGCTCACCCGGGTGGCCGAGAACGCCGACCTGGGGCTGTACGACGACGACCGGCTGCGGCGCGCCTCCCTCGACAGTGCCCTCGCGGTGGACCTGCTGGCCGGCGCGGTCGAGCGGGTGTTCGCCGAGGCCGGCACCCGGGGCCAGCGCGAGACGCAGCCGCTGAACCGGGTCTGGCGCGACGTCCGCGTCGCCGCCGGCCACGGGGCGCTGCGGTTCGAGCCCGCCGCGATGCGTTTCACCGAGCCGCTGCTCAGCGCCTCATGA
- a CDS encoding NADPH-dependent FMN reductase, protein MPTRPLRLAVLTTCGNDSRSGPLVAQWFVREAEQYGDFAVDVIDLATAELPVMITRPPNEEAERQLSSVTPRLAAADAFVVVTPEYNRAYPAVLKSAIDWHVAEWRAKPIGFVSYGGRSGGLRAIEQLHPVFAELHAVTLRDSVSFMDVWDQFGPDGLPKDGPGCSGAAKVMLDQLQWWAASLHDARLSRPYRV, encoded by the coding sequence ATGCCCACCCGGCCCTTGCGCCTCGCGGTGCTCACCACCTGCGGCAACGACAGCAGGTCCGGTCCCCTGGTCGCCCAGTGGTTCGTCCGCGAGGCCGAGCAGTACGGCGACTTCGCGGTCGACGTGATCGACCTGGCCACGGCCGAACTGCCCGTCATGATCACCCGGCCGCCGAACGAGGAGGCGGAACGGCAGCTGTCGTCCGTCACCCCGCGGCTGGCCGCCGCCGACGCGTTCGTCGTCGTGACCCCCGAGTACAACCGCGCCTACCCGGCCGTCCTCAAGAGCGCGATCGACTGGCACGTCGCCGAGTGGCGCGCCAAGCCGATCGGCTTCGTGTCCTACGGCGGGCGGTCCGGAGGCCTGCGCGCGATCGAGCAGCTGCACCCGGTCTTCGCCGAGCTGCACGCGGTCACGCTGCGGGACTCGGTCAGCTTCATGGACGTATGGGACCAGTTCGGTCCCGACGGACTGCCCAAGGACGGCCCCGGCTGCAGCGGCGCGGCCAAGGTCATGCTCGACCAGCTGCAGTGGTGGGCGGCCTCGCTCCACGACGCCCGGCTGAGCCGTCCCTACCGGGTCTGA
- a CDS encoding activator-dependent family glycosyltransferase → MRVLITTMPAPTHLTPNVPLAWALHNAGHEVRVVSHPSMVEHITSAGLTAVPAGENVNIPAAVQATAQDERLERITEALGLGTGPDDADKRGHIRNFVLAAFTLYYSQEAVGAGGRAFTDDLIAHARAWQPDLVLWDPLVLASPIAARACGAAHARVLWGLDRMGWLRRRFLDQLADPASGLDEDLIRQVMQPTLDRLGHEFDEELLTGQWTIDLMPPRLAAAEATGLRTINLRRVPYAGPATVPDWLSTPPERPRICLTLGASGRTFFQENHGISIAALLEMLGDLDVEVVATFNSVQLDKAGTVPANVRTVDYIPLGQLLPTCSAIIHHGGGGTYAAAAAHKVPQIVIPKHFGDFLDNARYVAERGAGVLVDRETTTMDELKKQILQVLTEPSFQDGAADLYEEALGTPGPNEIVPVLERLAREHRSRSAPVA, encoded by the coding sequence ATGCGCGTCCTGATCACGACCATGCCCGCGCCCACCCATCTCACCCCGAACGTGCCGCTCGCCTGGGCGTTGCACAACGCCGGGCACGAGGTGCGGGTGGTGAGCCACCCCAGCATGGTCGAGCACATCACCTCGGCCGGGCTGACCGCGGTACCGGCCGGCGAGAACGTGAACATCCCGGCCGCCGTCCAGGCCACCGCCCAGGACGAGCGGCTGGAGCGGATCACCGAGGCCCTCGGTCTCGGCACGGGCCCCGACGACGCCGACAAGCGCGGCCACATCCGCAACTTCGTGCTCGCGGCCTTCACCCTCTACTACTCCCAGGAGGCGGTCGGCGCGGGCGGCCGGGCCTTCACCGACGACCTCATCGCCCACGCCCGCGCCTGGCAGCCCGACCTGGTGCTGTGGGACCCGCTCGTGCTGGCGTCGCCGATCGCGGCCCGCGCCTGCGGGGCCGCGCACGCCCGGGTGCTGTGGGGCCTGGACCGCATGGGCTGGCTGCGCCGGCGGTTCCTGGACCAGCTGGCCGACCCGGCGTCGGGCCTGGACGAGGACCTCATCCGGCAGGTGATGCAGCCGACGCTCGACCGCCTCGGGCACGAGTTCGACGAGGAGCTCCTGACCGGGCAGTGGACCATCGACCTCATGCCGCCCCGGCTGGCGGCGGCCGAGGCGACCGGTCTGCGCACCATCAACCTGCGCCGGGTGCCGTACGCCGGTCCGGCCACCGTGCCCGACTGGCTGAGCACCCCGCCCGAGCGCCCCCGGATCTGCCTGACCCTGGGCGCCAGCGGGCGCACGTTCTTCCAGGAGAACCACGGCATCTCCATCGCCGCGCTGCTGGAGATGCTCGGCGACCTCGACGTCGAGGTCGTCGCCACCTTCAACTCCGTACAGCTCGACAAGGCCGGCACGGTGCCCGCCAACGTCCGCACGGTCGACTACATCCCGCTCGGCCAGCTGCTGCCGACCTGCTCGGCGATCATCCACCACGGGGGCGGCGGCACCTACGCGGCCGCGGCCGCGCACAAGGTCCCGCAGATCGTCATCCCCAAGCACTTCGGTGACTTCCTGGACAACGCCCGCTACGTCGCCGAGCGCGGCGCGGGCGTCCTGGTGGACCGCGAGACGACCACCATGGACGAGCTGAAGAAGCAGATCCTCCAGGTCCTCACCGAGCCGTCGTTCCAGGACGGTGCCGCCGACCTGTACGAGGAGGCGCTCGGCACGCCGGGCCCCAACGAGATCGTCCCGGTTCTGGAGCGGCTCGCCCGCGAACACCGGTCCCGGTCCGCGCCCGTCGCGTGA
- a CDS encoding TetR/AcrR family transcriptional regulator C-terminal domain-containing protein, whose protein sequence is MATPEATLVRAQAGPAEDRRALVDAARAVFAREGWIHTTLEAVAAQAGLDTEDVGHYFKDKEQLLLSVLLDSAASLSAALTVIAESHLAEITDLERDLVALGRDWLTPLATFPEHFAIVRHLQAEAARLPAGLLEMWQTAGPRQAQRELARRFQRVADQGLLDIADADCAAGRFIQLVAGGAVARSFYGAVPLAEYETEQLISTGVEDFIRLYRPYAGR, encoded by the coding sequence ATGGCTACGCCCGAAGCAACCCTCGTACGTGCCCAGGCCGGTCCCGCGGAGGACCGGCGCGCACTCGTGGACGCGGCCCGCGCCGTCTTCGCCCGCGAGGGCTGGATCCACACCACCCTGGAGGCCGTCGCGGCGCAGGCCGGTCTCGACACCGAGGACGTGGGCCACTACTTCAAGGACAAGGAACAGCTGCTGCTGTCCGTCCTGCTGGACAGTGCGGCCTCGCTGTCGGCCGCGCTGACGGTCATCGCGGAGAGCCACCTGGCGGAGATCACCGACCTGGAGCGGGACCTGGTCGCGCTGGGCCGGGACTGGCTGACACCGCTGGCCACGTTCCCCGAGCACTTCGCCATCGTGCGCCATCTGCAGGCCGAGGCGGCCCGGCTGCCGGCCGGTCTGCTGGAGATGTGGCAGACCGCCGGGCCCCGGCAGGCCCAGCGGGAGCTGGCCCGCCGCTTCCAGCGCGTCGCCGACCAGGGACTGCTCGACATCGCCGACGCCGACTGCGCCGCGGGCCGCTTCATCCAGCTCGTCGCCGGCGGTGCGGTCGCGCGCTCCTTCTACGGCGCCGTTCCGCTCGCGGAGTACGAGACGGAGCAGCTCATCAGCACCGGCGTCGAGGACTTCATCCGCCTCTACCGCCCTTACGCGGGCCGCTGA
- a CDS encoding TcmI family type II polyketide cyclase, which translates to MHSTLIVARMDLASSAEVGRLFAEFDRTDMPHRMGTRRRQLFAYNGLYFHLQDFDTDNGGELIEEAKTDPRFVGISQDLKPFIEAYDPETWRSPKDAMATRFYNWSAAQ; encoded by the coding sequence ATGCACAGCACCCTCATCGTGGCGCGCATGGACCTGGCGTCCAGCGCCGAAGTGGGCCGCCTGTTCGCCGAGTTCGACCGGACGGACATGCCGCACCGCATGGGCACCCGCCGCCGCCAGCTGTTCGCGTACAACGGCCTGTACTTCCACCTTCAGGACTTCGACACCGACAACGGCGGCGAGCTGATCGAGGAAGCCAAGACCGATCCCCGGTTCGTCGGGATCAGCCAGGACCTCAAGCCGTTCATCGAGGCCTACGACCCGGAGACCTGGCGGTCCCCGAAGGACGCCATGGCCACCCGCTTCTACAACTGGTCGGCCGCTCAGTGA
- a CDS encoding beta-ketoacyl-[acyl-carrier-protein] synthase family protein encodes MSRRVVITGVGVLAPGGIGAKNFWSLLSEGRTATRGITFFDPSSFRSQVAAEADFDPELHGLTPQEIRRMDRAAQFGVVAAREALADSGLALAGFDPHRTGVTIGSAVGATTGLDEEYRVVSDDGRLDLVDHTYAPQHLYNYFVPSSFSAEVAWAVGAEGPATVVSTGCTSGLDSVGHAVELIREGSADVMITGATDAPISPITMACFDAIKATTPRNDDAEHASRPFDSTRNGFVLGEGAAVFVLEELESARKRGAHIYAEIAGYASRCNAFHMTGLRPDGREMAEAIRVALGEARMNPESIDYINAHGSGTKQNDRHETAAFKLSLGDHAYRTPVSSIKSMVGHSLGAIGSIEIAASVLAMENNVVPPTANLHTPDPECDLDYVPLTAREHRTDAVLTVGSGFGGFQSAMVLARPERSAA; translated from the coding sequence GTGAGCCGTCGCGTTGTCATCACCGGGGTCGGCGTGCTGGCGCCGGGCGGTATCGGTGCCAAGAACTTCTGGAGTCTGCTCAGCGAGGGGCGCACGGCGACGAGGGGCATCACCTTCTTCGACCCCTCCTCGTTCCGCTCGCAGGTCGCGGCGGAGGCCGACTTCGACCCCGAGCTGCACGGGCTCACCCCGCAGGAGATACGCCGGATGGACCGGGCGGCCCAGTTCGGTGTCGTCGCCGCCCGGGAGGCGCTGGCCGACAGCGGCCTGGCCCTGGCCGGCTTCGACCCGCACCGCACCGGCGTCACCATCGGCAGCGCCGTCGGCGCGACCACCGGACTCGACGAGGAGTACCGGGTCGTCAGCGACGACGGCCGGCTCGACCTGGTCGACCACACCTACGCCCCCCAGCACCTCTACAACTACTTCGTGCCCAGCTCCTTCTCGGCCGAGGTGGCCTGGGCGGTCGGCGCCGAGGGCCCGGCCACCGTGGTGTCCACCGGCTGCACCTCCGGTCTCGACTCCGTCGGCCACGCCGTCGAGCTGATCCGCGAGGGCAGCGCCGACGTCATGATCACCGGCGCCACCGACGCCCCGATCTCGCCGATCACGATGGCGTGCTTCGACGCGATCAAGGCGACCACGCCGCGCAACGACGACGCCGAGCACGCCTCGCGGCCCTTCGACAGCACCCGCAACGGGTTCGTCCTCGGCGAGGGCGCGGCCGTGTTCGTGCTGGAGGAGCTGGAGAGCGCCAGGAAGCGCGGCGCCCACATCTACGCCGAGATCGCCGGGTACGCCTCCCGCTGCAACGCCTTTCACATGACGGGTCTGCGGCCCGACGGCCGCGAGATGGCCGAGGCGATCCGGGTGGCGCTGGGAGAGGCGCGGATGAACCCCGAGTCCATCGACTACATCAACGCCCACGGCTCGGGCACCAAGCAGAACGACCGCCACGAGACGGCGGCGTTCAAGCTCAGCCTGGGCGACCACGCGTACCGCACGCCGGTCAGCTCGATCAAGTCGATGGTCGGGCACTCGCTCGGCGCGATCGGCTCGATCGAGATCGCCGCGTCGGTGCTGGCGATGGAGAACAACGTGGTGCCGCCCACCGCGAACCTGCACACCCCCGACCCGGAGTGCGACCTCGACTACGTCCCGCTCACCGCGCGCGAGCACCGCACCGACGCGGTGCTGACCGTCGGCAGCGGCTTCGGCGGGTTCCAGAGCGCGATGGTGCTGGCCCGTCCGGAAAGGAGTGCGGCATGA
- a CDS encoding ketosynthase chain-length factor, with protein sequence MTAKAVITGIGVATANGLGVDDFWAATRVGKNAIGPVTRFDASSYPARLAGEINGFVAEEHLPSRLLPQTDRMTRLALVAADCAFEDADVRPGDIPEFDMGVVTASTSGGFEFGQNELKKLWSQGSQYVSAYQSFAWFYAVNSGQISIRNGMRGPSGVVVSDHAGGLDAIAQARRQIRKGSKLIFSGGFDASICPWGWVAQIAGGRLSTRSDPERAYLPFDADANGYVPGEGGALLILENEQTARERGARTIYGEIAGYGATFDPKPGSDREPALRRAIEVALADAGVAAEDVDVVFADGAGTPDLDRAEVDAITKVFGPGGVPVTAPKTMIGRLYSGAAPVDVVSAVLSIREGIIPPTTNVECSPAYDIDLVVGQPRPASVRTALVLARGYGGFNSAVVVRETD encoded by the coding sequence ATGACCGCCAAGGCAGTGATCACCGGCATCGGCGTCGCCACCGCCAACGGGCTCGGTGTGGACGACTTCTGGGCCGCGACCCGCGTGGGCAAGAACGCGATCGGTCCCGTCACCCGCTTCGACGCGTCCTCCTACCCGGCGCGGCTCGCGGGGGAGATCAACGGCTTCGTGGCCGAGGAGCACCTGCCCAGCCGGCTGCTCCCGCAGACCGACCGGATGACCCGGCTCGCGCTGGTCGCCGCGGACTGCGCCTTCGAGGACGCCGACGTACGGCCCGGGGACATCCCCGAGTTCGACATGGGCGTGGTCACCGCGTCGACGTCCGGCGGCTTCGAGTTCGGCCAGAACGAGCTGAAGAAGCTGTGGAGCCAGGGCAGTCAGTACGTGAGCGCGTACCAGTCCTTCGCCTGGTTCTACGCGGTCAACAGCGGCCAGATCTCCATCCGCAACGGGATGCGGGGCCCCAGCGGTGTCGTCGTCAGCGACCACGCGGGCGGCCTCGACGCGATCGCGCAGGCGCGGCGGCAGATCCGCAAGGGCAGCAAGCTGATCTTCTCCGGCGGCTTCGACGCCTCGATCTGCCCCTGGGGCTGGGTCGCGCAGATCGCCGGCGGCCGGCTGTCCACCCGCAGCGACCCCGAGCGCGCGTACCTCCCGTTCGACGCGGACGCCAACGGCTATGTGCCGGGCGAGGGCGGGGCGCTGCTCATCCTGGAGAACGAGCAGACCGCCCGCGAGCGCGGTGCCCGCACCATCTACGGCGAGATCGCGGGCTACGGCGCCACGTTCGACCCGAAGCCGGGCAGCGACCGCGAGCCGGCGCTGCGCCGCGCCATCGAGGTGGCGCTGGCCGACGCCGGCGTGGCGGCCGAGGACGTGGACGTCGTCTTCGCCGACGGCGCCGGCACACCCGACCTGGACCGTGCCGAAGTGGACGCGATCACCAAGGTCTTCGGCCCCGGCGGGGTCCCGGTCACCGCGCCGAAGACGATGATCGGCCGGCTCTACTCCGGCGCCGCCCCGGTCGACGTGGTCTCCGCGGTGCTGTCCATCCGCGAGGGCATCATCCCGCCCACCACCAACGTGGAGTGCTCGCCCGCCTACGACATCGACCTGGTCGTCGGGCAGCCGCGTCCCGCGTCGGTGCGCACGGCACTCGTCCTCGCCCGCGGTTACGGCGGCTTCAACTCCGCCGTGGTCGTCCGCGAGACCGACTGA
- a CDS encoding acyl carrier protein yields MSERTFTIEDLKRILLEGAGAEEGVDLDGDILDTEFEELGYESLALLETGGRIEREYGISLDDDVFTDNRTPRTLVTAINTQLEALVAP; encoded by the coding sequence ATGTCCGAGCGGACGTTCACCATCGAGGACCTCAAGCGCATCCTCCTGGAGGGTGCCGGTGCCGAGGAGGGTGTGGACCTCGACGGCGACATCCTCGACACGGAGTTCGAGGAGCTGGGCTACGAATCGCTGGCTCTGCTGGAGACCGGCGGCCGAATAGAGCGCGAGTACGGCATATCGCTGGACGACGACGTCTTCACCGACAACCGCACCCCGCGGACGCTCGTCACCGCCATCAACACGCAGCTCGAAGCCCTCGTCGCTCCCTGA
- the fabG gene encoding 3-oxoacyl-ACP reductase FabG — MTQQDKRVALVTGATSGIGLAAARLLATQGHQVFIGARDAENVAETVKQLQDEGLDVDGTTLDVRSEDSVLAFVQAAVDRFGTVDVLVNNAGRSGGGVTADIPAELWHDVIDTNLNSVFRMTQEVLNTGGMRHKSRGRIINIASTAGKQGVVLGAPYSASKHGVVGFTKALGNELAPTGITVNAVCPGYVETPMAQRVRQGYAAAYDSTEEQILAKFQSKIPLGRYSTPEEVAGLVGYLASDTAASITAQALNVCGGLGNF, encoded by the coding sequence ATGACGCAGCAGGACAAGCGGGTCGCCCTCGTCACCGGCGCCACCAGCGGGATCGGCCTCGCCGCCGCCCGCCTCCTGGCCACCCAGGGCCACCAGGTGTTCATCGGCGCGCGCGACGCCGAGAACGTCGCCGAGACCGTCAAGCAGCTCCAGGACGAAGGCCTGGACGTCGATGGCACCACCCTCGACGTGCGCTCGGAGGACAGCGTCCTGGCCTTCGTGCAGGCCGCCGTCGACCGCTTCGGCACCGTCGACGTCCTGGTCAACAACGCGGGCCGCAGCGGCGGCGGCGTCACCGCCGACATCCCCGCCGAGCTGTGGCACGACGTCATCGACACCAACCTCAACAGCGTCTTCCGCATGACCCAGGAAGTCCTCAACACCGGCGGCATGCGCCACAAGAGCCGCGGCCGCATCATCAACATCGCCTCCACCGCGGGCAAGCAGGGCGTGGTGCTCGGCGCCCCCTACTCGGCGTCCAAGCACGGCGTCGTCGGCTTCACCAAGGCCCTCGGCAACGAGCTCGCCCCGACCGGCATCACCGTCAACGCGGTCTGCCCCGGCTACGTCGAGACGCCCATGGCCCAGCGCGTCCGCCAGGGCTACGCCGCCGCCTACGACAGCACCGAGGAGCAGATCCTCGCCAAGTTCCAGTCGAAGATCCCGCTCGGCCGCTACTCGACGCCGGAGGAGGTCGCCGGCCTCGTCGGCTACCTGGCCTCCGACACCGCCGCCTCCATCACCGCGCAGGCCCTGAACGTCTGCGGCGGCCTCGGCAACTTCTGA